A single window of Terriglobia bacterium DNA harbors:
- a CDS encoding TonB-dependent receptor — MKKSTMLRVMFFMLCSIVAACLWAQGQGTGSIEGTVTDSSGAVIPGVKIVIQNLGTNATREMTTDASGHYRADILTSGEYSITASQSGFATAKLEKVTVFVGTLTSGDLKMGVAGTQQTVEVTAEAPLTDAEKIAVGGSVGERAIEDLPVNGRRWSNFVLLTPGTIPDGTFGLVSYRGISGLYNNNSIDGADDNQAFFSEANGRTRTPYAISQATIKEFQVGLSNYSAEFGRAAGGTVNAVTKSGTNQFHGEGFYFLRTKAFIAMDPFIKAQGKPQPDERRQQFGGAVGGPLVKDKLFVFGNYDEQLRNFPITTLPNVPLASQACTVPGCAATLAFLNSQVGTFPRQGNNYIFLVKMDWIINQNNTLTGEYNYHKWHSPNGIQTAATVTVSPSANGSDDVRTDLLTTRLTSVLSGSKVNEFRFQFGRDFEFEFPNAPGPSVSFTNGISFGQPNFLPRAAFPDEKKFQFADNYSFVHGNHSFKAGMDIVHYNELLINLFSGGGVYTYGNAFSFNGGSSQLNALAADCPPQATGCVPLASGATTGKHYSSFVQAFDLTGQAGRSSFATTNWNFYFQDNWRVRPSLTLYLGIRYEFQHLPQPGAANPAVPLTGQINQDTNNWSPRIGFSWDVFGNHKTVLRGGYGIYYGVTSSSYVSSSITGNGMIQTSLSLNPTRATDLPLAPVFPNILTTAGGVPGAITLFDPNFVEPVIHSADLAIERELGNGLTISGSYLFSRGLHLFATSDLNLPPQTGTVTYILPNGTPAGAFPFYSGARPNTAVGAVIAAQSVANSTYHGFVFSLNKRFSHGVQVQSNFTLSKAIDTGQTSSTFIPTFPSAFDQNNRSLEKGLSQFDARKRWVTNFLLSPSVSRYTDNAFAHALFNDWQFSGVLTLSDGKAFTPNFSGGSVGLGATNGSNGSFRVPFLAPGSFTTPGFAALDMRFTRNFRVGEKAHFQFIWEGFNLFNRVNYTGFLGNLFNASTKVTGGNAVVTLSNPSASSTFLAPTADTSFFNGPREFQLGLKFIW; from the coding sequence CAAGATTGTGATTCAAAACCTGGGAACCAATGCGACGCGGGAGATGACGACCGACGCCTCGGGTCATTATCGCGCGGATATTCTTACTTCCGGCGAGTACTCCATCACCGCGAGCCAATCCGGCTTTGCGACCGCGAAGCTTGAGAAGGTGACGGTGTTCGTTGGAACCTTAACCTCTGGCGATTTGAAAATGGGGGTCGCCGGGACCCAGCAAACGGTCGAGGTCACAGCGGAAGCTCCGCTGACTGACGCCGAAAAAATCGCCGTCGGGGGCTCCGTGGGCGAACGCGCCATTGAGGACCTTCCGGTGAATGGCCGCCGATGGTCTAATTTCGTCCTTTTAACACCCGGCACGATTCCGGATGGGACCTTCGGCTTGGTCAGCTATCGCGGGATATCGGGACTTTATAACAACAACTCCATTGATGGGGCGGACGACAACCAGGCCTTTTTCTCGGAAGCCAATGGCCGCACCCGAACGCCCTATGCCATCAGTCAGGCTACCATCAAGGAATTTCAGGTGGGGTTGAGCAATTATTCGGCAGAATTTGGCCGTGCCGCGGGCGGGACAGTCAATGCCGTCACAAAATCCGGCACCAACCAGTTCCACGGAGAAGGCTTCTACTTCTTGCGAACGAAGGCCTTCATTGCCATGGACCCTTTCATCAAGGCCCAAGGCAAACCCCAACCCGATGAAAGACGCCAGCAGTTCGGAGGCGCCGTGGGCGGTCCCCTCGTCAAGGACAAGCTTTTCGTCTTCGGAAACTATGACGAGCAACTCCGCAACTTCCCTATCACGACGCTCCCGAATGTTCCTCTGGCATCACAGGCCTGCACCGTGCCCGGGTGCGCCGCAACACTGGCATTCCTCAATAGCCAGGTCGGCACCTTCCCGCGCCAGGGGAATAACTATATTTTTCTAGTCAAAATGGACTGGATCATCAACCAGAACAACACCCTGACGGGCGAGTACAATTATCACAAGTGGCACTCCCCCAACGGCATTCAGACAGCCGCGACGGTCACCGTCTCACCCTCCGCGAATGGCAGCGATGATGTGCGGACCGATCTCCTGACCACCCGGCTGACTTCGGTGTTGTCCGGCAGCAAGGTCAACGAATTCAGGTTCCAGTTTGGCCGTGATTTTGAATTCGAGTTTCCCAATGCGCCGGGACCCAGTGTTTCCTTTACCAACGGCATTAGTTTTGGTCAGCCCAATTTCCTGCCTCGGGCGGCTTTCCCGGATGAAAAGAAATTCCAGTTTGCCGACAACTACTCTTTTGTCCATGGAAACCATTCCTTCAAGGCGGGCATGGACATCGTGCATTACAACGAATTGCTCATCAACCTGTTCAGCGGGGGTGGCGTCTACACCTATGGAAACGCATTTTCATTCAACGGGGGAAGCAGTCAATTGAATGCCCTGGCAGCAGACTGCCCGCCTCAGGCCACCGGTTGTGTACCTCTCGCCTCAGGGGCGACCACTGGAAAGCATTACTCTTCGTTCGTTCAAGCGTTTGACCTGACGGGCCAAGCGGGCCGGTCCAGTTTTGCCACAACCAACTGGAACTTCTATTTCCAGGACAATTGGCGAGTCCGCCCGAGTCTCACGCTGTACCTCGGAATTCGATATGAATTTCAGCATCTGCCCCAGCCAGGAGCCGCCAACCCAGCAGTTCCGCTAACAGGCCAAATCAACCAGGACACGAACAATTGGTCCCCCCGGATTGGCTTCTCTTGGGATGTGTTTGGAAACCACAAGACAGTTCTTCGCGGCGGGTATGGCATCTATTACGGTGTGACCTCAAGCAGCTATGTGTCAAGTTCCATAACCGGAAATGGAATGATTCAGACCAGCCTCTCTTTGAACCCGACCCGGGCGACCGATTTACCGCTCGCTCCCGTTTTCCCGAACATCCTGACGACCGCGGGAGGAGTTCCTGGCGCCATCACGCTCTTTGATCCGAATTTTGTGGAACCTGTGATCCACTCCGCTGATCTGGCTATCGAGCGTGAGTTGGGGAACGGCTTGACGATTTCCGGATCGTACCTGTTCAGTCGCGGGCTCCACCTTTTTGCGACCTCAGACCTTAACCTTCCCCCCCAGACGGGAACCGTAACCTACATTCTTCCCAATGGGACCCCCGCGGGAGCGTTTCCGTTCTATAGTGGGGCACGACCCAATACGGCAGTCGGGGCTGTGATTGCGGCCCAGAGTGTCGCCAATTCGACCTACCACGGATTCGTCTTCTCCTTGAACAAGCGGTTTAGCCATGGGGTCCAGGTCCAATCCAATTTCACACTCTCCAAGGCCATCGACACAGGGCAAACCTCATCAACCTTCATTCCCACGTTTCCCTCGGCCTTCGACCAGAACAATCGGAGTTTGGAGAAGGGCCTTTCGCAATTTGACGCCCGTAAGCGGTGGGTAACGAACTTCCTCTTGTCACCCTCCGTGAGTCGATATACGGACAATGCCTTTGCGCATGCATTGTTCAACGATTGGCAGTTCAGCGGGGTCTTGACTCTTTCAGATGGCAAGGCGTTCACTCCGAATTTCAGTGGCGGAAGCGTCGGCCTGGGTGCGACGAACGGAAGCAACGGAAGCTTCAGGGTGCCCTTTTTGGCGCCTGGATCCTTCACGACGCCGGGTTTCGCTGCGCTGGATATGCGGTTCACTCGTAATTTCAGGGTCGGTGAGAAGGCCCACTTCCAGTTCATTTGGGAAGGGTTCAACCTTTTCAACCGGGTGAACTACACCGGCTTCCTGGGCAACCTGTTTAATGCAAGCACGAAGGTTACAGGGGGCAATGCGGTCGTCACCTTGAGCAACCCCAGTGCCTCGTCTACTTTCCTGGCTCCGACCGCGGACACCAGCTTCTTCAACGGACCGCGTGAATTCCAGCTGGGGTTGAAGTTCATCTGGTAG
- a CDS encoding VWA domain-containing protein, translated as MNRSSATLLRALACGLIFLLTNSFAASKKTKPATDTPDAVGKFKVAVDLVSVNAAVTDKKGNPVTSLTQNDFQVLEEGVPQTITVFRVQAAPGAVVAGPASSESPAAADAINLLSRKVILFVDDYHLNFETLAQLKKAGEKFIESGLTPTDLVALITASGKNSTEFTKYRDYVVANLKNVSPIETMHRQTSDCPPLTDYQVTLISAQEEHAGEAFDVAVNDTIHCANLEGLPNAADIAANMVKAAARSRNAEIVEDSRRTLYALQALARRLRAIEGPKLVVFLSGGLLTREIVSQLQDVIDAAIRANTIIDSIDAKGLVATPPGGDASSSLPISPQAAIMRSRLDSDERYAKEDALNALAADTGGTFFHNSNDLLGQMKAAISRTQVSYLLGYYSTNPKRDGTFRKIVVKVNQPGVTVSARKGYFAPKGEEAFEVAKNEDIREALRTAEDLKEIPVTVGFNVTHPDPVHTLVSIQTRIDVRKIRFQKRENRNRNIFTIVTVVYDSNDHYVEGRETRIDFNLTDPSYRNVMEEGLLAQASFRLEPGSYRLKTVVREAGETKLGSATKTIEIMN; from the coding sequence ATGAACAGAAGCAGTGCCACACTCCTACGAGCCCTGGCTTGCGGGCTGATTTTCCTCCTCACGAATTCTTTTGCCGCCAGTAAAAAGACAAAGCCTGCGACCGACACCCCGGACGCAGTTGGCAAGTTCAAGGTCGCTGTAGACCTGGTGTCGGTCAATGCCGCGGTGACCGACAAGAAAGGAAACCCGGTCACCAGTCTCACTCAGAACGACTTCCAAGTCCTGGAGGAAGGCGTCCCTCAAACGATTACTGTTTTTCGCGTGCAAGCAGCGCCCGGCGCTGTGGTCGCCGGCCCCGCCTCAAGTGAGAGCCCCGCTGCGGCCGATGCCATCAATCTTCTCTCGCGCAAAGTCATCCTCTTCGTGGATGACTATCACTTGAATTTCGAGACCCTGGCCCAGTTGAAAAAAGCGGGCGAGAAGTTCATTGAGAGCGGGCTCACTCCGACGGACCTGGTGGCCCTGATCACCGCCTCCGGCAAGAATTCCACCGAGTTTACCAAGTACCGGGATTACGTGGTGGCCAACCTGAAGAATGTCTCTCCTATTGAGACAATGCATCGTCAAACCTCCGACTGCCCTCCCCTGACGGATTACCAGGTCACGCTGATCAGCGCGCAGGAGGAACATGCGGGCGAAGCTTTTGACGTGGCGGTGAATGACACCATTCATTGTGCCAACCTGGAGGGTCTACCGAATGCCGCCGACATCGCAGCCAATATGGTGAAGGCCGCCGCCCGGTCGAGGAATGCAGAAATCGTCGAGGACTCCCGTCGCACCTTGTACGCCCTTCAGGCGCTGGCGCGACGGCTGCGCGCCATCGAAGGCCCCAAGCTGGTGGTGTTCCTCTCAGGGGGATTACTGACCCGGGAGATTGTCTCGCAACTCCAGGACGTCATCGACGCCGCGATCCGCGCCAATACCATCATCGATTCAATCGATGCCAAGGGTCTGGTGGCAACCCCCCCGGGAGGCGACGCTTCCAGTTCCCTTCCCATTTCCCCCCAAGCCGCTATTATGCGGTCCCGACTGGATTCCGACGAGCGGTACGCCAAGGAGGACGCTCTCAATGCCCTGGCCGCTGACACCGGGGGCACCTTTTTCCACAACAGCAATGATTTGTTGGGGCAAATGAAGGCGGCGATCTCTCGAACCCAGGTGAGTTACCTGTTGGGTTATTACTCCACCAACCCAAAACGTGATGGGACCTTCCGCAAGATCGTGGTCAAAGTGAATCAGCCCGGTGTCACTGTGTCCGCGCGCAAAGGTTACTTTGCCCCCAAGGGAGAAGAAGCCTTTGAGGTGGCCAAGAACGAAGATATCCGGGAGGCGCTGCGGACCGCCGAAGATCTGAAAGAGATCCCGGTGACCGTCGGATTCAACGTCACTCATCCGGATCCCGTTCATACCCTGGTCTCCATCCAAACGCGGATTGACGTCCGAAAGATTCGCTTTCAAAAGCGCGAGAACCGCAACCGCAATATCTTTACGATTGTCACGGTGGTCTATGACTCCAATGACCACTACGTCGAAGGCCGGGAAACGCGGATCGATTTCAACCTCACGGATCCGAGTTACCGGAACGTCATGGAAGAAGGGCTGCTCGCACAGGCGAGTTTTCGATTGGAACCCGGCAGTTACAGACTCAAGACCGTCGTGCGCGAGGCCGGGGAGACAAAGCTGGGTAGCGCCACTAAAACGATTGAGATCATGAACTGA
- a CDS encoding VWA domain-containing protein, whose amino-acid sequence MRIKNWLIWSALCLFVMGGFIGAGAALKASAPQAPSPQTAPAAPSAPAPQTNNQPSLSNQNVIRIEVPVVTVDVVVTDKKGKPVKGLAKGDFKLLEDGVAQNLTNFEYLSEEEPTGELASITTDRPLGGERQNYILFLFDNTSMDPSSQERSRHAAAKFIDENLRTGDLVAIANYRNSMQIVQNFSGNKTRLARALGVLVTGESIDKTDTGANAPSNTPFDRAQQSLRSLGAQFDARNLMIAMRGLFNSMRPIKGRKSLIVFSGGISLSADNHVDLIAAIDAANKANVTVYTIDAKGLSVDMPTPNTPNPRRMSSNSSTSTPALGSFVNSFQGSPRGGGGAPGGGSGRPGGGAPGGAPGGGAPGGNPGGFPGGNPGGFPGSNTGNPRGNTGNFPGNDPMDPNSNNPFGNRNPLDRRLDQMTLSDLKDVLLSMATETGGFYIRNSNDFNRGLQEIKSEMRNFYSLGYESNNQVHDGKFRAIKVEMVKKGFNIKYRKGYFDKKSQDALAGTPAEKPLNKAIEESSPLTALPVQLVSDYFYEGPSQARAPVSVRLPISKLRMKKDKGLRSDAIDILGVALREDGTKAARFSDTMNLRMENDQWKKLPENATVTFPNYFRLPPGKYRLKVAVHDEGDLVGTVEQPVEIPPYAGGQFTTSSLVLSSEVRPLSGLISSLESELLDDKNPLISNGMKVYQSVDKRFYAGTAVCIYFSLYNLTVDPNQKKPSLLLSYSLISNDKLVFQMPLSSITQLPAIENGVLPVGMWVPLKDLTPGHYTIQVMVRDGLTNVTHYLRDQFDVEAAQESVAKK is encoded by the coding sequence ATGAGAATCAAGAATTGGCTCATTTGGTCGGCCCTGTGCCTTTTCGTCATGGGGGGATTCATTGGTGCGGGCGCGGCCCTCAAGGCCTCAGCGCCCCAGGCCCCTTCCCCGCAGACCGCCCCTGCGGCCCCCTCGGCTCCAGCTCCGCAGACAAACAATCAGCCCTCCCTTTCCAATCAGAATGTGATTCGCATTGAAGTTCCCGTCGTTACGGTCGACGTGGTGGTCACCGACAAGAAAGGAAAGCCGGTGAAAGGACTGGCCAAGGGGGATTTCAAGCTCCTCGAAGACGGCGTGGCGCAAAATCTCACCAACTTCGAATATCTCAGTGAAGAGGAACCCACTGGAGAACTGGCTTCCATCACCACGGATCGCCCCCTCGGCGGCGAACGGCAAAACTATATCCTGTTCCTGTTTGACAACACGTCGATGGATCCCAGCAGCCAGGAGCGTTCTCGCCATGCTGCCGCGAAGTTCATCGACGAAAATCTACGCACCGGGGACCTGGTCGCCATTGCCAACTATCGAAATTCCATGCAGATTGTTCAGAATTTCTCCGGCAATAAAACGCGTCTCGCCCGGGCATTGGGCGTCCTCGTGACTGGGGAGTCCATTGATAAAACGGATACCGGCGCCAATGCCCCGTCCAACACGCCCTTTGATCGCGCGCAGCAGAGCCTCCGATCCCTGGGCGCTCAGTTCGACGCGCGCAATCTCATGATTGCGATGCGGGGATTGTTCAATTCAATGCGTCCCATCAAAGGCCGGAAATCCTTGATTGTGTTTTCGGGAGGGATTTCCCTCTCCGCGGACAATCATGTGGACCTGATCGCGGCCATTGATGCTGCCAACAAGGCCAACGTGACGGTGTACACCATCGATGCGAAGGGCTTGAGTGTGGACATGCCCACCCCCAACACCCCGAACCCGCGCCGTATGAGTTCCAATTCCTCAACCTCCACGCCGGCTCTCGGTTCTTTCGTGAATTCCTTCCAGGGATCCCCTCGAGGCGGTGGAGGAGCCCCCGGGGGGGGCAGCGGCCGGCCGGGCGGTGGAGCGCCCGGAGGAGCACCCGGCGGAGGAGCCCCAGGAGGTAATCCGGGCGGCTTTCCAGGCGGCAATCCCGGCGGGTTCCCGGGAAGCAACACGGGCAACCCCAGGGGGAATACCGGCAACTTCCCGGGCAATGACCCCATGGACCCCAATAGCAATAACCCGTTCGGAAATCGAAATCCGCTGGACCGAAGACTCGACCAGATGACTTTGAGCGACCTCAAGGATGTGTTGCTCAGCATGGCCACAGAAACCGGTGGGTTTTACATCCGGAATTCAAACGATTTTAATCGCGGCCTTCAGGAAATCAAATCCGAGATGAGAAACTTCTATTCACTCGGATATGAATCGAATAACCAGGTGCACGACGGGAAATTCCGAGCGATCAAAGTGGAAATGGTGAAGAAGGGCTTCAACATCAAGTACCGAAAAGGTTATTTTGACAAGAAATCCCAGGACGCGCTGGCCGGAACACCGGCAGAAAAGCCTTTGAATAAGGCCATCGAGGAAAGCAGCCCCTTGACCGCCCTTCCGGTGCAACTCGTCTCCGACTACTTCTATGAGGGTCCCAGCCAGGCTCGCGCCCCGGTGAGCGTGCGTCTCCCCATTTCCAAGTTGAGGATGAAAAAAGACAAGGGTCTGCGCAGTGATGCGATCGACATTCTGGGGGTGGCGCTTCGCGAAGACGGGACGAAGGCGGCCCGGTTCAGCGACACCATGAATCTGAGGATGGAGAACGATCAATGGAAGAAACTGCCCGAAAATGCGACCGTCACATTCCCCAATTACTTTCGCCTGCCCCCCGGTAAGTACCGGCTGAAGGTGGCTGTACATGATGAGGGGGACCTGGTGGGCACGGTCGAACAGCCTGTCGAAATCCCGCCTTACGCCGGCGGTCAGTTTACTACGAGCAGCCTCGTCCTAAGCAGCGAGGTCCGGCCGCTTTCCGGGTTGATCAGCAGCCTCGAATCGGAACTGCTCGACGATAAGAACCCCCTCATATCCAATGGAATGAAGGTGTACCAATCCGTCGACAAGAGGTTCTATGCGGGCACGGCGGTGTGCATCTATTTCAGTCTTTACAATCTGACAGTCGATCCGAATCAGAAGAAACCGTCCTTGCTGTTGAGTTATTCGCTGATCTCCAACGACAAGCTGGTCTTTCAGATGCCTCTGTCCAGCATCACTCAGCTTCCCGCCATCGAAAACGGCGTGCTTCCGGTGGGGATGTGGGTACCTCTCAAGGACTTGACTCCCGGGCACTACACCATCCAGGTCATGGTCCGTGACGGGCTGACCAATGTCACGCATTACTTGCGCGACCAATTTGATGTCGAGGCCGCCCAAGAGAGTGTGGCCAAGAAATAG
- the lpxD gene encoding UDP-3-O-(3-hydroxymyristoyl)glucosamine N-acyltransferase, with the protein MRLGEIAKRLNCRLEGDSGIEIRRVLGIETAGEGDLTFISNPKYVAAAKTTRASALIVSEDFAPLPQATLRCENPYLTFAKAIELFYSPPQYSPGIHTTACIDPTSRIGARAHVGPYVVIHEDVVIGNDAVLVGPATIYRGVRIGDHFFAHANVVVREYCLLGNNVILQNGVVVGGDGFGFAKQSDGSYYKMVQSGIVILEDDVEIGANSTIDRGTIGETRVKKGAKIDNLVQVGHASTVGENSLLCAQVGLAGSTVVGKDVVLTGQVGVAGHLTIGDGVVVTAQSGIPRDVPAGQVISGSPAIENYQWLKATAVFAKLPELQKSVRELARRLDALSEQMKERPEKE; encoded by the coding sequence ATGCGCCTTGGAGAGATTGCAAAACGGTTGAACTGCCGCCTGGAGGGGGACAGCGGCATCGAAATTCGCCGGGTGCTTGGGATTGAAACCGCCGGCGAAGGAGATTTGACCTTCATTTCGAATCCCAAGTACGTGGCGGCCGCAAAAACCACCCGCGCCTCCGCCCTCATTGTCTCGGAGGATTTCGCCCCTTTGCCCCAGGCAACGTTGCGCTGCGAAAATCCCTATCTGACCTTCGCCAAAGCTATCGAGTTATTCTACTCCCCTCCGCAATACTCCCCGGGCATTCACACCACCGCCTGCATCGACCCGACGTCCCGCATCGGAGCACGCGCCCATGTGGGTCCCTATGTGGTGATACACGAAGATGTAGTGATCGGCAATGATGCCGTCCTGGTGGGGCCGGCTACGATTTACCGAGGAGTGCGGATTGGCGATCATTTCTTCGCGCATGCGAATGTGGTGGTCCGCGAATACTGTCTTCTGGGGAACAACGTCATCCTTCAGAATGGTGTCGTCGTGGGAGGGGACGGCTTCGGGTTTGCCAAGCAATCGGATGGAAGCTATTACAAGATGGTGCAGTCGGGAATTGTAATCCTTGAAGATGATGTCGAAATCGGCGCCAATTCGACGATTGATCGCGGAACGATCGGAGAGACCCGGGTCAAGAAAGGCGCAAAGATCGACAACCTGGTGCAGGTGGGACATGCCTCCACGGTGGGGGAGAATTCGCTGCTTTGCGCGCAGGTGGGATTGGCGGGCAGCACCGTGGTGGGGAAGGACGTTGTGTTAACAGGTCAAGTGGGCGTGGCGGGACACCTCACCATCGGGGATGGCGTCGTGGTCACGGCCCAGTCCGGGATTCCGCGCGATGTGCCCGCCGGGCAGGTGATTTCAGGGTCTCCTGCCATAGAGAATTATCAATGGCTCAAGGCGACCGCCGTTTTCGCAAAATTGCCGGAGCTTCAGAAAAGCGTTCGAGAGTTGGCGCGGCGGCTCGACGCCCTGTCGGAGCAGATGAAAGAGCGCCCGGAAAAGGAATAA
- the murJ gene encoding murein biosynthesis integral membrane protein MurJ — MHEPPSQTQQNKLHILKHAGIITSITLVSRILGYVRDQRITFLLGTLPASDAYTVAYRIPNLLRRLVAEGAMTASFIPVFTHLLKEEGREKVWEFANKFFWTMAFVLTGLAVVGVIFSPFFIDLVASGFRHKPSYDLTVYLNRIIFPYVFFIGLAALASAILNSFHSFAVPAATPIALNISIITLSFFAFRFQEPAVSLAIGVVLGGLLQLLIQIPQLRKHGMTFHFGVSLTHPSIRKVARLMFPVFFGVGVAQLGLIIDTQFASYLFAGAQASLYVADRVMELILGGYAISVATVILPMLSQQAAENQIADMRKTLAFSLRIVSFIAIPSTVGLNSMRNRR; from the coding sequence ATGCACGAGCCGCCATCCCAGACCCAGCAGAACAAGCTGCATATCCTGAAGCACGCCGGAATCATTACTTCGATCACCCTGGTGAGCCGTATCCTGGGTTACGTCCGCGATCAGAGGATCACGTTTCTCCTGGGGACCCTTCCTGCAAGTGATGCTTATACGGTCGCTTATCGTATTCCCAACCTCCTTCGCCGCCTGGTCGCCGAGGGGGCCATGACCGCCTCGTTCATTCCCGTGTTTACTCACCTGCTCAAAGAGGAAGGCCGGGAAAAGGTCTGGGAATTTGCCAACAAGTTCTTTTGGACCATGGCGTTCGTGTTGACGGGTCTGGCCGTGGTCGGGGTCATTTTTTCACCATTTTTCATCGATCTCGTGGCTTCAGGGTTCAGGCATAAGCCCAGTTATGACCTGACCGTTTATCTCAATCGCATCATCTTTCCCTATGTGTTCTTCATCGGACTGGCGGCGCTGGCCTCCGCCATCCTGAACTCGTTCCATAGCTTTGCCGTTCCTGCCGCGACTCCCATTGCCCTGAATATCTCCATCATCACCCTTTCATTCTTTGCCTTTCGATTTCAGGAACCTGCGGTGTCGCTTGCCATAGGGGTCGTTCTGGGGGGGCTGCTGCAACTGCTCATCCAGATACCGCAACTGCGGAAGCACGGGATGACGTTCCATTTTGGAGTGTCGCTGACCCATCCCTCCATTCGGAAGGTAGCCCGGCTGATGTTTCCGGTGTTCTTTGGAGTCGGGGTGGCGCAGTTGGGACTCATCATTGATACGCAGTTTGCTTCGTACCTCTTTGCCGGCGCTCAGGCTTCGCTGTATGTAGCGGACCGCGTGATGGAACTGATTCTAGGCGGGTATGCCATTTCCGTGGCGACGGTCATTCTGCCCATGCTCTCTCAACAAGCGGCGGAAAATCAGATTGCCGACATGCGGAAGACACTCGCCTTCTCCCTGCGCATTGTCTCTTTCATTGCCATTCCCTCGACGGTGGGATTGAATTCAATGCGCAATCGACGATGA
- the xerD gene encoding site-specific tyrosine recombinase XerD, which produces MQRHIDAYLNYIRVEKGLASNTLEAYGRDLALWKRFFADRKENPSLESVSRKEVVEFLQWLYQRGLNSRSVARALTALRNFFKFLELDGIVQSNPTAQVESPKLWKKLPKYLSIAEVEQLLNAPDLETPIGLRDKAMLELLYATGLRVTELVSLKFTNLHLDPGYVQCLGKGDKERIVPLGKSAAACIERYIAKAREELLKPRRCDFLFVTHRGDRMTRQSFWIIISNYGRKAGLKTKLTPHLLRHSFATHLLERGADLRSVQTMLGHADISTTQIYTHVINTRLREIYQKHHPRA; this is translated from the coding sequence ATGCAGCGGCACATTGATGCCTATCTCAACTATATTCGCGTTGAAAAGGGCCTGGCGAGTAACACCCTGGAGGCATACGGGCGAGATCTTGCCCTTTGGAAAAGATTTTTTGCGGACCGGAAGGAGAATCCGTCCCTGGAGTCGGTATCTCGCAAGGAGGTGGTGGAGTTTCTCCAGTGGCTTTACCAGCGGGGGTTGAATAGCCGGTCTGTCGCACGCGCGCTGACTGCACTTCGAAACTTCTTCAAGTTCTTGGAACTGGATGGAATTGTACAGAGCAACCCCACCGCTCAGGTGGAATCGCCGAAACTCTGGAAGAAACTGCCCAAATACCTCTCCATCGCCGAAGTCGAACAGCTTTTGAATGCTCCTGACCTGGAAACACCTATCGGATTGCGCGACAAGGCGATGCTTGAGCTTCTCTATGCGACGGGTTTGCGGGTCACCGAGCTGGTCAGCTTGAAGTTTACCAATCTCCATCTGGACCCGGGCTACGTCCAGTGCCTTGGAAAAGGAGATAAAGAACGGATTGTCCCCCTGGGCAAGTCGGCGGCTGCATGTATCGAACGATACATTGCCAAGGCACGCGAGGAACTCCTGAAGCCGCGCCGGTGCGACTTCCTGTTCGTCACCCATCGCGGTGACCGCATGACCCGGCAGTCCTTCTGGATCATCATTTCCAACTATGGGCGCAAAGCCGGATTGAAGACTAAGCTGACCCCACACCTGCTGCGCCATTCCTTCGCCACCCATCTGCTGGAGCGAGGTGCCGACCTGCGCTCAGTCCAGACCATGCTGGGCCACGCCGATATATCCACGACCCAGATCTACACTCATGTGATCAACACCCGCTTGAGAGAGATCTATCAGAAGCATCATCCAAGGGCGTGA